One stretch of Glandiceps talaboti chromosome 7, keGlaTala1.1, whole genome shotgun sequence DNA includes these proteins:
- the LOC144437993 gene encoding salivary C-type lectin 2-like — translation MIAVLLCGAMFVLGLAGAADPDATFCDCTKYEVFCEQGEPDDGVTYNDAAITACENRGGRLANLKTRRIDTILRNLIMAKGLDQFPCIANYGFWIGLNDKEKEGHYVWGDGEPLDGDDDDECKSGTFSNWYPGEPDNNEKQDPADGQDCGQLWFRGSKNGLWDDEYCNYRPKGYICEIPSEYHSFYIISKGKEMLLDRQTIPLIVLPSFANSDSF, via the exons ATGATTGCTGTTTTGCTATGTGGGGCGATGTTTGTGTTGGGGTTG GCAGGCGCTGCTGATCCCG ATGCCACTTTTTGTGATTGCACAAAATATGAAGTGTTCTGTGAACAAGGTGAACCCGACGATGGCGTCACTTACAACGATGCCGCCATTACCGCGTGCGAGAATCGTGGTGGCCGACTCGCCAACCTCAAAACTCGGAGAATCGACACGATACTCCGCAACCTTATCATGGCTAAAGGCTTGGACCAATTTCCCTGTATTGCAAATTATGGATTTTGGATAGGCCTGAACGACAAGGAGAAGGAAGGTCATTATGTGTGGGGTGACGGTGAACCATTAGatggcgacgacgacgacgagtGTAAGAGCGGGACATTCTCAAACTGGTATCCCGGCGAACCAGACAACAATGAAAAGCAGGACCCGGCCGATGGACAGGACTGTGGTCAACTTTG GTTCCGAGGAAGCAAGAATGGCCTGTGGGATGACGAGTATTGCAATTATAGACCAAAGGGCTATATTTGTGAAATACCAAGTGAGTATCACAGTTTTTATATCATATCGAAAGGAAAAGAAATGCTACTAGATAGACAGACGATACCTCTTATCGTCCTGCCCTCCTTTGCCAACTCCGATTCTTTTTAG